The Humulus lupulus chromosome 7, drHumLupu1.1, whole genome shotgun sequence region GACTTGGATACAATTAAAAGGGCTGGACATCAAATATTGGAGGGAAAAATCTCTTTTCAAGATTGTTGGTCAGATAGGCACACCTCTACAAGTAGATAATATTACAAAACACAGGGACAGGTTAATGTATCCCCGAGTGTTAATTGAGGTTAGCTTTGCACAAGATTTTCCAGCTTCAATTTCTTTCACAGATGAATTTGATCGTGACATTGTTTTGGAAGTGAAGTATGAATGGTTGCCCCTGGTTTGCTATAGTTGTTCAGGTTTGGGACATGAAACTAAACAGTGTAGAAACAAGATTATAGAGAAGGAAACAGAGAAGAAACAATGGGTTCCTAAAGAAAAAGTGACAAAGATGGAGACAATGGTTTCGAAAGTGGATAAGGAAGGGTTTCAAAGAGTTGAGAAAGGGAAAAGAATAGATAAGGAAGCTATACCAGTTATGACTAAAGTGACTAACAGATTTGGCATACTGGAAAGTCAGGAACAGGAGGTTTCAAATTGTCATatggaaggggggggggggggagatccCTCTACTTCCAATGGATAAGATACTCTATTGGAATGTTAGGGGGGTTAATAGCCAACTAAAGCATCAAGAAATCAAGCAattgattttttctaaaaaagttGGGCTAGTTAATCTCCTTGAAACAAAGGTCAAGAATAAGAGCATGGGAGCTCTATACACTAGTTTATTTCAGAACTGGTGTTTTACAAATAATAACTCTTGGATTGACAAAGGGAGGATTGTTCTAGCATGGTTACCAAATTTGTTTTCTGTTGATATTAGACTTTGTACAGCTCAACTAGTTCATTGTGTTGTTCATTCAAGACAGCAACAAGGCAGGTTTAATGTTACCTTTGTATATGGCTTTAATGAAGATAAGAAGAGAACCCAACTATGGAGAGATCTGGAGGAGATTGCAACACAAGTACAGGGGCCTTGGGCAATTATGGGTGACTTTAATGATATCTTGTTTCCTAATGAAAGAATGGGAAGAAGATGTACAAAAAGTCCTACTCAAGAATTCCGAGATTGTGTGGAAAGATGTCAAGTGGAGGACTTAAAATATTCTGGGAATTTTTATACCTGGAGCAATAAGCAAAAACCAGAGGATAGAGTCTTCTCAAAGATAGACCGAGTCTTGGTTAATCCTGACTGGGCAGATGTGTTTCAACATTCAgaagcaattttcttacctgagggTTGTTTTGATCATAGTCCTATCTTGGTGTCTTTATATCAAGATGTGATTAGTGGCAAAAAGCCTTTTCGATATTTTCGAATGTGGAAAGATGCAGATGATTTTGGTGCAAGAGTTGCTCAAAGTTGGCAAGAAGGGGCTGCTGGTTCTGCTATGTACCAACTGACAGTGAAGCTCAAATGGTTGAAACATGTCCTTAAGCAGATTAATAAAACAAATTTCAATGATCTACACAAAGCAGAAATGGTGGCTAAGGAAGAATTGATGAATTTGCAGACAAAAGTGAATGCAGATCCTACTGATTCCCGATTGCAGGTAGAGGAACAGAATGCTAGGGAGAATTATGCCAAATTATCCAAGGCTTATTCTCTTTTTCTAGCTCAAAAAGCTAAACTTACTTGGGATACCAATGGAGATGAGAACACAACAATCTTTCATGCTTCTCTGCAGGCAAGGAGACTTCAGAACCGAATCTATACAATAGAAGATGAGCAAGGGAATTGGTGTGATTCTCCTATTACTGTTCAGCGAGCTTTTCTTCAGTATTATCAACGTCTTCTTGGCTCTGTGATGTTTAACAGATATAGAGTGAAGCAGAGCATTATTAATATTGGACCACAATTATCTGGGATACATTACATCATTCTTGAAGCCGAGTACACAGCACAGGAGGTCAAAGATGCCATATTCTCTATTCCTGGAATGAAAGCTCCAGGCCCGGACGGTTTTGGCAGTAGTTTTTATCAGGATAACTGGGAGTTGGTAGGGTATGATGTGATATATGCGGTGCTATCCTTCTTGACTTCAGGCAGAATACTTAAGGAGATTAATGCCACTACCATTACTCTTATTCCTAAGATGCTCTGTCCGCGAAGTGTGAGTGACTTTAGACCAATCTCGTGCTGCAACGTGATTTTTAAGGCTGCATCGAAAGTGATTTGCTCGAGATTGAGACAAGTTTTACCTGATTTAATTGCTGAAAACCAGGGGGGTTTTGTACATGGTAGATACATAGCCCATAATATCATGGTTTGTCAGGATTTGGTGAGATTATATGGGCGGAAAAACTGCAAACCTAGTTGTATGATTAAGATTGACTTAAGGAAAGCATACGATACAATAGAGTGGGGATTCATTGAAGAGATGCTCAAGGCTTTTGACTTTCCTCATCACTTTTCAGAATTAATAATGACTTGTGTCAAAACCCCCAAGTTTTCCTTCCTTCTCAATGGATCGTTGCATGGTTTTTTTGCACCAAAAAGAGGTCTTAGGCAAGGGGATCCCATATCCCCCTTGTTATTTGTTCTTGGAATGGAGTATCTATCAAGAATATTGAGTAAAGTGGGTACCTTATCTGGGTTCAAATACCATGATAAATGCTCCAATCTGAAGTTAAATCATCTATGTTTTGCGGACGACCTTCTTATTTTCTGCCATGGAGACTATGTTTCAATCCTTCTCATGCTCAGAGGTCTGAAGCTATTCTCCTCTTCTTCGGGTTTGCTTCCCAATTCTAATAAGTCTGTCATATACTGTCACGGTATGCCTGAAGATATAGTGGACCGGGTCCTGGAGGTCTCTGGATTTTCTCACAGCCGCCTCCCTTTCAGGTACCTCGGCATCCCTATTTGCTCAAAAAAAATTCCTTCTGCTGAATGTAAATGCATATTGGAAAGGATGATAAGCAGGATTAGAGCTTGGAGTACTCGGAACCTCTCTTATATGGGGAGAGTCACATTGATAAATTCGGTACTCATCTCAATTCATTCATATTGGGCTCAAATTATGATTTTGCCCAAGAAACTGTTAAAAGAGGTTGAAGCTATATGTAGAGCCTTTCTTTGGAAAGGTATCTCGGATACTCACTTATCGGGGCTAATTGCTTGGGAGAATATTTGTGTCTCAAGGGCTGCAGGTGGCTTGGGCTTTCGGAAATTACATGATTGGAACATGGCTGCCATGGGGAAATATGTTTGGGCAATTTCCAAGAAGAAAGATAGCCTGTTTGTAAAGTGGATAAATAGTGTCTATTTGATGAATCAAAACTGGTGGGACTACAAGTGTCCCATGGACTGCAGCTGGTACTGGAGGTGTTTAGTGGCTGTGAAGGATAGCTTCAGCATGAAAATCTCTCAGGATTCTTTTCTGTCCCAGGAATATACTATCAAATGGGGATTAGACTTGCTGTTTTCTCAGGAATCTCGAGTATCATGGAGAAAGTTTGTTTGGGATAGACTCATTACTCCCAGGCATCGATTTATTATGTGGTTAGTTATGTGGGGAAGATTACACACAAAGGACCGAATTGCTAAATTCAAGCCTCATCTTGATCAGGAATGCTTAATGTGCGGTCAGGAGAAGGAAAGCATTGACCACCTCTTTTTCAAATGTATATACAGTCAAAGGTGTTTAGAGGCTATCAAAAATTGGCTTAATTGGAATGCACAGTCAACTAATCTCACTTGTCTTCTGCATTGGGTTTCTCATGCCAAGCTTAAATCTAGTATATACAAGAGCATGTTGTTCTCCTTTCTTGCTGCAACAGTGTATCATATATGGAGAGTGAGGAATGATGCACTTTGGAATCACAAGCTTTGGCAAGTTCAACACACAGTTAGTAGAATTCAACATGATTGTAAATTTTGGATACTTAGTGTGCTGCCATGTGAAGCATCTAGGAAAGATGGAGAGTTTATTaatagtttgtttttgaattgatTTGTACAGATTATATATAGGGTCTTACTGTTTCGGCAGGTTGTTGGGTTGGAATTGGGTTTTGTAATTGTGTTGGGTATTCATAGTCTTGTCTTGTAATGGTGTTTGTTGAGCAATACAATGATCTTACTcatcaaaaaataaaaagaaaggaagaagatgatgatgaagaagagaatagtgagaatacaactctaagcaaaagattacaagtaaaataaagtgtttagaccaaataaaaagattacaactcttaaacaaaatatacaagtaaatagaacaagagaataagaagaaaagcaatagaataaaaagaagaacagaaacacaatcaaactctcacttacacaacctaagtgatgAGGATTGGGGATATcgaacttgaacaaggtttaaaacctttgtccaaaagcttatttccccctaactcaagcactaagggatctctctcagatattggaaaagctttctggaattatcaagcctcaaggtgtttctagccaagtgctctagtggatagaaaagttgtgtcttacaagtgagctatatgctcctatttatagagtttagagacaccctttgaatttcaaattc contains the following coding sequences:
- the LOC133792212 gene encoding uncharacterized protein LOC133792212, with product MGANPPLHILDGFARRMWKEDVVKVGLIARGIFIIRFQNMEQRDKVLQGGYIFFDRKPVVMKPWNPIDDFYKEEITSVPTWIQLKGLDIKYWREKSLFKIVGQIGTPLQVDNITKHRDRLMYPRVLIEVSFAQDFPASISFTDEFDRDIVLEVKYEWLPLVCYSCSGLGHETKQCRNKIIEKETEKKQWVPKEKVTKMETMVSKVDKEGFQRVEKGKRIDKEAIPVMTKVTNRFGILESQEQEVSNCHMEGGGGGDPSTSNG